Part of the Polyangium spumosum genome is shown below.
CCTCATCGAGGCCCAGGAAGAGACGCTCCGCGCGCTCTCCACGCCGCTCATCCCCATCGGCGAGGGCATCCTCGTCTCGCCGCTCATCGGCCGCATCACGGACGAGCGCGCCGCGGGCATCCTGGAGACGCTCGCCGCGGGCGTGGTGGCCCAGGGGGCGCGCGTGGCCATCCTGGATGTCACGGGCGTCCCCGAGGCCGACGCCCTGGTCGCCGAGTCGCTCGTCCGGGTCGCGCGGGCCATCCGGCTGCTCGGCGCCGAGGTCGTGATCACGGGCATCCAGCCCTCGATCGCCCGCACGCTCGTCGATCTCGGCGCCGATCTCGGTGGCCTCGCCACGCGCGCGACGCTCCGGGATGGTATCACGTACGCGATGCGGGGCAGCTCGCGGAGGCGCGCATGAACACGACCGATCTCTTCCTCTCGCTCACCCCGCACAAGGTCCTCGAGGCCGTCGAGGACGCGGGGTTTTCCGTCAATCCTCTCTGCTACCCGCTGAACTCGTTCGAGAACCGCGTCTACGAGGTCGAGCTCGAGGACCGCTCCCGGCTCGTCGCGAAGTTCTACCGCCCCGGCCGCTGGAGCCCCGCGCAGATCCTCGAGGAGCACCTCTTCCTCGCCGACCTCGCCGAGGCCGAGGTCCCGGTTTGCCTTCCCCGGACGCTCCGCGGCGGCGGCACCCTCGGCGCCGTCGACGGCATCTCGTATTGCCTCTTCCCGCGCATGGGCGGCCGCGCCCCCGACGAGCCCGACCTCGACCTCCTCCAGCGCCTCGGCATGCTCGCCGCGCGTATCCACAACGTCGGCGCGGCGCGGCCGGCGGCGCACAGGGTCCGCCTCGACGCGGACGTTTTCGTCCGGCAGAACGTCGCGTTCCTGCGCGAAAAGGCGTTCGTCCCGCAGCGCCTGCTCCCGCGGTACGAGCGCGCGGCGCGGGTGATCGCGGACTTCGTCGACGAGGGGATTGCGGCCACGCCCGTCCACCGCATTCACGGCGATCTGCACCTCGGCAACCTGCTCTTGCGTGACGGCGTGCTCTCGGTCGTCGATTTCGACGACATGGTCGTGGGCCCGGCCGTGCAGGATTTGTGGCTGCTCCTGCCTGGCCAGGGGGTCGAGGCGCGGATCGCGCTGGAGAGCTTCCTCGAAGGGTACGAGACGCTGCGCGCGTTTGATCGAAAGAGCCTCCGCCTCGCCACGCCGCTCCGGGGCCTTCGCCGCGTCCATTATGCGGCCTGGATCGCGCGGCGCTTCCACGACCCCATCTTCCCCCGCACCTTCCCCCATTTCGGGACCGAGGCCTACTGGGAGGAGGAGACGCGGGATCTCGAGCAGATCCTCCAGATGATCGCCGGCGAGCGCGGGGGCTTCGAGGCATGACGACGTTCGTCGTCTTCGATTTCGAGGCCATCCTCGACAAGGACAACCCGCTCCCCGAGGGCGCCGATCCGGATCGCGTGCCCGCCGTCTCCCACCTCGCGATCGTCTCCGGCGCCACCCTCGCCATCGTCGTCGAGGATGCGGGGATCCGCGTCTACCCGCCGCGCCTGCTCGGCGGGCCGAGTGGCGGGGACGAAGCCGCGATCGTGCGTGATTTCGTCAAGCGGGTCGGGGACAAGCGGCCCGTGCTCGTCTCGTGGAATGGCCGTGGCTTCGATCTCCCGCTCGTCCTCGCCCGCGCGATGCGCCACGGCGTCGTCGCGCCCTGGCTCTGGAACCGCGATTTCGAGGATCGTTATCGGGGGCAGAACCACCTCGATCTCCAGGACGCCGTCAGCATGCGTGGCGCCGGCCGGGCCTCGCGGATGGCCTCGTTCGCGTGCCTCTGCGGCTTTCCTGGCAAGGTCGGCGTCGACGGCTCCGACGTGGAGGGCCTCTGGGCGAAGGGCCCGGAGGGCCGCGAGGCCGTGCGCCGTTACAACCTCGCCGACGTCGCCTCCGAGGCTGCGATCCTCCTGCGCTTGCTTGTTTGTCGGGGCGATATCACGCTCCACGATTATCGCGAGGGCGCGCGGGCGCTGCTCGCGCACGTCGACGGCGACGAGCGGCTAGCGGTGTTGCGGCCGGAGATCGATCGTGAGGTATTTCTGCTCGCCGACGCCGGCAAGCCGGAAGGCGAGGGGCAGGGGGAGGCTCCGGACGCGGACGGCGAGGCGCCCGCTCACGCCTTCCGATAATGCTCCACGCTCCTGTACCGCGTCGCATACATCCCGAACAGGACCGCGAACAGGAACGCGAACCCCGCGAAGAAGTACATCTGGAACGCCGTCGTCGATAACCCCGTGCTCGTCGTGATCGCGCTCGTGAGCCGCTCGTTTTTCATCCCCGCATTGACGAGCAGCACCCAGAGCCCCCCCACGGTGACCGAGAGCGACCAGAAGCTCATCAGCGTGCCCTTCATCTTCGCGGGCGCCTGGCTATAAGCGAACTCCAGCCCCGTCGCGGAGACGAGCACCTCGCCGAACGTCAGGATCGCGTAAGGCAGGACCTGCCACAGGATCGACACCTTCTCGCCCGCGTCGATCCAGCCCTGGATCACGCCGATCACGATCCACGACACGCCCGCGATCGCGATGCCCGCCGTCATGCGCCGCAGCGGCGTCGGGTTCACGCCGAGCGCCCGCAAGATCGGGTACAGCACGACGTTGTTGAACGGAATGAGCAGCATCACGAGCAGCGGGTTCACCGATTGCATCTGCGACGCGCTCGAGAAGAAGCTCCAGCCGGGCAGCTCCATCGCCTTGCCCTGGAGGATCCACGTCGAGGCCTTTTGGTCGAACAGCGACCAGAACGGCGTCACGAGCGCGAAGACCACGAGCACCTTCAGCACCGACCGCACTCCCTCGACGTCCTCGTCCGGATGAACCCCCCGCGCCCCGTCGAGCGACAGCAGGACGCCCGGGCCCGCGAGGACCAGGAACACCACGATGGCCAGGCAAAACGACGCCACGAAGCCAAGCGTGGAGATCAGGAACAGCGACGCGAAAAAGCCGACGCCCCCCAGGATCGAGAGCACGCGCCCCGCGCCCCGCCCGTTCTTCAGCGCCGTCCACGCGACCCGCCCGAACGAGTTCGGGTCCGAGGGCGAGGGTGGCACGACCACGTACGCCTTGCGGCCGAGCCAGAAGATGAACGTCGCCACGAACATCAACGCGCCCGGGATGCCGAAGGCGATGCTCGGCCCCCATTTCTTCAGCGCCAGCGGGATGAGCAGGGACGCGAAGAACGAACCGAAATTGATGATCCAGTAGAATGCATCGAACACCACGCGCGCCAGGTGCTTGTTCGACTGGTCGAACTGGTCGCCGACGAACGACGAGACGCACGGCTTGATGCCGCCCGATCCGAGCGCGATGAGGAAGAGCCCCGCGTAGA
Proteins encoded:
- a CDS encoding serine/threonine protein kinase, with product MNTTDLFLSLTPHKVLEAVEDAGFSVNPLCYPLNSFENRVYEVELEDRSRLVAKFYRPGRWSPAQILEEHLFLADLAEAEVPVCLPRTLRGGGTLGAVDGISYCLFPRMGGRAPDEPDLDLLQRLGMLAARIHNVGAARPAAHRVRLDADVFVRQNVAFLREKAFVPQRLLPRYERAARVIADFVDEGIAATPVHRIHGDLHLGNLLLRDGVLSVVDFDDMVVGPAVQDLWLLLPGQGVEARIALESFLEGYETLRAFDRKSLRLATPLRGLRRVHYAAWIARRFHDPIFPRTFPHFGTEAYWEEETRDLEQILQMIAGERGGFEA
- a CDS encoding ribonuclease H-like domain-containing protein, whose product is MTTFVVFDFEAILDKDNPLPEGADPDRVPAVSHLAIVSGATLAIVVEDAGIRVYPPRLLGGPSGGDEAAIVRDFVKRVGDKRPVLVSWNGRGFDLPLVLARAMRHGVVAPWLWNRDFEDRYRGQNHLDLQDAVSMRGAGRASRMASFACLCGFPGKVGVDGSDVEGLWAKGPEGREAVRRYNLADVASEAAILLRLLVCRGDITLHDYREGARALLAHVDGDERLAVLRPEIDREVFLLADAGKPEGEGQGEAPDADGEAPAHAFR
- a CDS encoding oligopeptide:H+ symporter produces the protein MTTEVSERPESPPAAAKYPPTIPYIIGNEACERFSFYGMRNVLTIFLVTYLLLDVAEKDRDAAAKEVFHVFVMGVYFFPLLGGWLSDRFLGKYRTIFWLSLLYCVGHAFLAVFESSKPGFYAGLFLIALGSGGIKPCVSSFVGDQFDQSNKHLARVVFDAFYWIINFGSFFASLLIPLALKKWGPSIAFGIPGALMFVATFIFWLGRKAYVVVPPSPSDPNSFGRVAWTALKNGRGAGRVLSILGGVGFFASLFLISTLGFVASFCLAIVVFLVLAGPGVLLSLDGARGVHPDEDVEGVRSVLKVLVVFALVTPFWSLFDQKASTWILQGKAMELPGWSFFSSASQMQSVNPLLVMLLIPFNNVVLYPILRALGVNPTPLRRMTAGIAIAGVSWIVIGVIQGWIDAGEKVSILWQVLPYAILTFGEVLVSATGLEFAYSQAPAKMKGTLMSFWSLSVTVGGLWVLLVNAGMKNERLTSAITTSTGLSTTAFQMYFFAGFAFLFAVLFGMYATRYRSVEHYRKA